The following coding sequences lie in one Gammaproteobacteria bacterium genomic window:
- a CDS encoding DUF3461 family protein — translation MPTKEFAVLKEMGFDNLEEIKSFSTRNENDVDVLKIYLRRHQGEWVAKSKKFKFKRTHTSVRTEGSLVPYRATTKSSEFFLQAIAELEQLDKLEPQVNEVLSVDDKKKVLLSEIEHLEKVMNGKMADIRRQIAEL, via the coding sequence ATGCCCACCAAAGAGTTTGCTGTACTAAAAGAAATGGGGTTTGATAACCTCGAAGAGATTAAGAGTTTTTCCACTCGTAACGAAAATGATGTCGATGTGTTAAAAATATATCTTCGTCGCCATCAAGGTGAGTGGGTAGCTAAAAGCAAAAAGTTTAAGTTCAAACGTACCCATACTAGCGTGCGCACCGAAGGTAGTTTGGTTCCTTACCGAGCAACGACAAAATCATCAGAATTTTTTCTGCAAGCGATTGCCGAACTAGAACAATTAGACAAGCTTGAACCACAGGTTAACGAAGTATTATCTGTTGACGATAAGAAAAAGGTTTTACTGAGTGAAATTGAGCACTTAGAAAAAGTAATGAACGGAAAAATGGCCGATATTCGCCGCCAAATAGCCGAGTTGTAA
- the phoR gene encoding phosphate regulon sensor histidine kinase PhoR: MPDHRLLKSMLLKLIAYYWLLMIIGLYLERIVDTLFVGSLVIILINLKEFITLVHWIWHSPHKQEVKNNSYWGYIYRGIDKSIKANRQRRKQLISALSQFREGADALPDGIVVFNQDNAILWCNSAARKFLGLSWPGDRGQLLNNLIRHQQFRQYIIRGDFSQRLELPSPHNDAVLLEHRVTSYGSDLFVLMSRDVTVLTQLEQMRRKFVADVSHELKTPLTVLHGYLELIDDEDNIDPLMWRKATTAMKTQAHRMQSLVEQLLALSKIETSQQPDNEKIKLNELMALVKDDAMVLIGERPVSIEFELDDNFTIDGNEAQLLSACTNLVSNAIRYSPDGSNIKVAWRQQHNGIEFSVADDGLGIAPHHLTRLTERFYRVDQSRSNQTGGTGLGLSIVKHVLVNHQSTLEITSVEGQGSRFSFVIDQRLTAS, from the coding sequence ATGCCAGATCACCGCTTACTCAAGTCCATGTTGCTTAAATTGATTGCTTATTATTGGCTGTTAATGATTATTGGGCTTTATCTTGAACGAATAGTCGATACTTTATTTGTTGGATCCTTGGTTATTATTTTAATCAATCTTAAAGAGTTTATTACCTTAGTGCATTGGATCTGGCACTCGCCGCACAAACAAGAAGTAAAAAACAATTCCTACTGGGGATATATCTATCGCGGCATTGATAAGTCGATTAAGGCTAATCGCCAGCGCCGTAAACAGCTTATTTCGGCGCTGAGTCAGTTTCGTGAGGGGGCAGACGCCTTGCCCGATGGCATTGTGGTGTTTAACCAAGACAATGCTATTTTATGGTGTAATAGCGCGGCGCGTAAATTTTTAGGATTAAGTTGGCCCGGCGATCGCGGTCAGTTGCTCAATAACTTAATTCGGCATCAACAATTTAGGCAATATATTATTCGTGGTGATTTTAGCCAAAGGTTAGAATTACCATCGCCACACAATGATGCCGTATTGCTTGAGCATCGTGTGACGAGTTATGGCAGTGACTTGTTTGTATTAATGTCACGTGACGTAACGGTGTTAACTCAGCTGGAACAGATGCGGCGCAAGTTTGTCGCCGATGTATCGCATGAATTAAAAACCCCTTTAACCGTATTACACGGTTACTTAGAGTTAATTGATGACGAAGACAACATTGATCCCTTAATGTGGCGCAAGGCGACCACGGCAATGAAAACACAGGCGCATCGAATGCAATCGTTGGTTGAGCAGCTATTAGCCTTGTCTAAGATTGAAACCAGTCAGCAGCCAGACAACGAGAAAATTAAACTCAATGAACTGATGGCTTTGGTTAAAGATGATGCAATGGTCTTAATTGGCGAGCGGCCTGTTAGCATTGAATTTGAGCTTGATGACAACTTTACGATTGACGGTAATGAAGCGCAATTGCTTAGCGCCTGTACCAACTTGGTCAGCAATGCTATTCGTTATTCCCCTGACGGTTCTAATATCAAAGTCGCGTGGCGTCAGCAACACAATGGCATTGAATTTTCGGTGGCCGATGATGGTTTAGGTATTGCACCACATCATTTGACGAGGTTAACTGAGCGTTTTTATCGTGTTGACCAATCGCGCTCAAACCAAACAGGCGGTACGGGGTTGGGCTTGTCCATTGTTAAACATGTATTGGTTAATCACCAAAGCACGCTTGAAATCACCAGTGTCGAAGGGCAAGGTAGCCGTTTTAGTTTTGTTATCGATCAGCGATTAACTGCTAGTTAG
- the phoB gene encoding phosphate regulon transcriptional regulator PhoB: MSAKILIVEDEAAIREMLCFVLDQHGFNVIEAADFNSATEKLVEPYPDLILLDWMFPGGGGISLAKEVRRQEHTKAIPIIMLTARGEEEDKLRGLDVGADDYMTKPFSPKELMARIKAVLRRSKPTALEEVIDAKGLALDPVSHRVTLHGQPLSIGPTEFKLLHFFMAHPERVYSREQLLDHVWGTNVYVEDRTVDVHIRRLRKAIGGHGHEEFVQTVRGSGYRFSTKV, translated from the coding sequence ATGAGTGCCAAGATTTTAATCGTCGAAGATGAAGCGGCTATTCGTGAAATGTTATGCTTTGTGCTAGATCAGCACGGCTTTAATGTCATTGAAGCAGCTGACTTTAATAGTGCGACCGAAAAATTAGTTGAACCTTATCCAGATCTAATTTTACTTGATTGGATGTTTCCTGGGGGCGGTGGTATTAGCCTAGCGAAGGAAGTTCGCCGTCAAGAGCATACCAAAGCTATTCCCATTATTATGTTGACGGCCCGCGGTGAAGAAGAAGATAAATTGCGAGGCCTAGACGTGGGGGCCGACGATTATATGACTAAGCCATTTTCGCCAAAAGAATTAATGGCTCGAATTAAAGCCGTGTTACGTCGCAGCAAACCAACCGCACTGGAAGAAGTCATTGATGCTAAAGGCTTGGCGCTTGATCCTGTCAGTCATCGCGTTACATTGCATGGACAGCCGCTTAGCATTGGCCCGACCGAATTTAAGTTATTACACTTTTTTATGGCGCATCCTGAGCGTGTATATAGCAGAGAGCAATTGCTTGATCATGTTTGGGGTACCAATGTTTATGTTGAAGATCGGACGGTCGATGTTCACATTCGGCGCCTGCGTAAGGCAATTGGTGGCCATGGTCACGAAGAATTTGTGCAAACAGTTCGCGGTTCGGGTTACCGCTTTTCAACTAAGGTATAG
- a CDS encoding alpha-D-glucose phosphate-specific phosphoglucomutase translates to MSIHHHAGKPARPQDRINISRLVSDYYTKTPDVSIIEQQVSFGTSGHRGNANNTSFNQLHIEAICQAIAELRLREGVTGPLFLGKDTHALSEPAFASAICVLIANNVPVIIQQDQGFTPTPVISRLIISHNRVHNEQADGLIITPSHNPPSDGGIKYNPPHGGPAQDELTQQIEQRANDIIANHQGEIQRVSLEQAMACDLLSHQDFIEQYVSQLDQVIDMAAIANAGVKIGVDPLGGSGIDYWPVIAKKYGLELEVVNQVVDASFAFMPLDKDGKIRMDCSSPYAMAGLIAMKDQYDIAVGNDPDFDRHGIVTPTGGLMNTNHYLAVAINYLMTHRQWPAEAKIGKTLVSSSIIDRVAKHIDRPLAEVPVGFKWFVDGLHDSSYAFGGEESAGAAFLARDGSCWTTDKDGFIMALLAAEIIAVTGKDPQQHYLELAKLLGEPCYGRIDAPASLAQKKALSALTSDSISSKSLANEPILHILSHAPGNNAAIGGIKVVTENGWFAARPSGTEDIYKIYAESFIDQQHLALIISEAQTIVSAAFAKAGL, encoded by the coding sequence ATGAGCATTCATCACCACGCAGGCAAGCCAGCTAGACCACAAGACAGAATTAACATTAGCCGTTTAGTCAGTGATTATTACACTAAGACTCCCGATGTTAGCATTATTGAACAACAGGTTAGTTTTGGCACTTCAGGCCACCGTGGCAATGCCAACAACACCAGTTTTAACCAACTGCATATCGAAGCCATTTGTCAGGCAATTGCCGAGCTTCGTCTGCGTGAGGGGGTGACTGGTCCATTGTTTTTAGGTAAAGATACTCATGCCTTGTCTGAACCCGCTTTTGCTAGCGCAATTTGTGTTTTGATTGCCAATAACGTGCCCGTTATCATTCAGCAAGATCAAGGTTTTACCCCAACCCCAGTTATCTCGCGCCTGATCATCAGTCATAACAGAGTTCACAATGAACAAGCTGACGGCCTAATTATTACGCCATCGCACAATCCACCTAGTGATGGCGGTATCAAATATAATCCACCGCATGGCGGACCCGCTCAAGATGAACTAACTCAGCAAATAGAACAACGAGCCAACGACATTATTGCCAATCATCAGGGCGAGATTCAACGCGTATCACTTGAACAAGCGATGGCTTGTGATTTATTAAGCCACCAAGACTTTATCGAGCAATACGTAAGTCAGCTTGACCAAGTAATAGATATGGCCGCTATCGCCAACGCAGGGGTTAAAATAGGCGTTGACCCACTTGGTGGTTCTGGCATCGATTACTGGCCAGTAATCGCTAAAAAGTACGGCCTTGAACTTGAAGTCGTTAATCAAGTGGTCGATGCGAGTTTTGCCTTTATGCCATTAGACAAAGACGGCAAGATCCGGATGGACTGTTCGTCACCTTATGCAATGGCAGGGCTTATTGCGATGAAGGATCAATATGATATCGCTGTTGGCAACGATCCCGATTTTGATCGCCACGGCATAGTCACACCAACCGGTGGCTTAATGAATACCAATCACTACCTAGCTGTCGCGATTAATTACCTAATGACTCATCGTCAATGGCCAGCAGAGGCAAAAATTGGCAAAACTCTGGTCTCAAGCTCGATTATCGATCGCGTTGCTAAGCACATCGATCGTCCATTGGCTGAAGTCCCAGTAGGATTCAAATGGTTTGTCGATGGCCTGCATGATTCGAGTTACGCCTTTGGTGGCGAAGAAAGTGCCGGCGCGGCATTTTTAGCCCGCGATGGCAGCTGCTGGACCACCGACAAAGACGGCTTTATTATGGCGTTATTAGCCGCAGAAATTATTGCCGTGACCGGTAAAGATCCTCAACAACACTACCTTGAACTCGCTAAATTACTCGGCGAACCTTGTTATGGCCGAATTGATGCACCTGCTAGCTTAGCGCAAAAAAAGGCGCTATCAGCCTTAACCAGTGACAGCATTAGCTCAAAGAGCTTGGCTAATGAACCAATCTTACACATTCTTAGCCACGCCCCAGGCAACAATGCCGCGATTGGCGGGATTAAAGTGGTTACCGAAAATGGTTGGTTCGCCGCGCGACCTTCAGGCACTGAAGACATTTACAAAATTTATGCTGAGAGCTTTATCGATCAACAACACCTCGCGTTAATTATCAGTGAAGCCCAAACCATTGTTAGTGCTGCATTTGCTAAAGCAGGGCTGTAA
- the oxyR gene encoding DNA-binding transcriptional regulator OxyR, translated as MATTLRDLHYLTAIEQHKHFGRAAAACFVSQPTLSGQLIKLEQQLGLQLIERHRHNVMLTPAGEQLVIEARNVLQAANEFELAAKALLDPFAGDLHVGLIPTLAPYLLPHVMADLTKQLPKINFFLHEDQTENLLQQLDQGKLDLLILPYLDHMTKFDSFELFDEPLLLASPVGHSLANKSNLTLDDLYQQKILTLEDGHCLKGQTMEYCFSAGADEDTSFEATSLETLRHMVASGMGITMLPALSTLERFNNDGMCYTPFKAPQPTRAISLVIRPNYSRMQCVRTVVASIRQSIATIL; from the coding sequence ATGGCTACTACTTTGCGCGATCTGCACTACCTAACGGCAATCGAACAACATAAACATTTTGGCCGCGCTGCCGCCGCTTGTTTTGTCAGTCAACCGACGTTAAGTGGTCAATTAATCAAGCTAGAACAGCAGCTCGGGCTGCAATTAATCGAACGTCATCGCCACAACGTTATGTTAACTCCAGCAGGCGAGCAATTGGTTATCGAAGCAAGAAATGTGTTACAGGCGGCCAATGAGTTCGAATTAGCGGCCAAGGCCTTGCTCGATCCATTCGCAGGTGATTTGCATGTCGGACTTATTCCTACCTTAGCCCCTTATTTGTTGCCACATGTTATGGCAGATCTGACTAAGCAATTACCAAAAATTAATTTTTTTCTGCATGAAGATCAAACAGAAAATTTATTACAGCAGCTCGACCAAGGTAAATTAGATCTGTTAATTCTGCCCTATTTAGACCACATGACCAAATTCGACAGCTTTGAACTGTTCGACGAACCGCTGTTATTAGCATCTCCGGTCGGACACTCCCTCGCTAACAAGAGCAACCTAACGCTTGATGATCTTTATCAGCAAAAGATTCTGACGTTAGAAGATGGCCACTGTCTTAAAGGTCAAACCATGGAATATTGTTTTAGTGCCGGAGCCGACGAAGATACTAGCTTTGAAGCAACCAGTTTAGAAACCTTACGTCACATGGTGGCAAGTGGCATGGGCATTACGATGTTGCCAGCACTGTCAACGCTAGAACGTTTTAACAATGATGGCATGTGTTATACCCCGTTTAAGGCACCACAACCCACTCGTGCTATTTCTTTAGTCATTCGCCCCAATTATTCACGCATGCAATGTGTCAGAACGGTAGTAGCGAGTATTAGACAGTCGATAGCCACAATTTTATGA
- a CDS encoding EAL domain-containing protein has product MLCKILLCISIAFLLVFGVVSIQNNSYVFGGLLLSCMAVGCISLYLLQRKRNLRLPILLLNIELIVLAVVLLVTGGIDNTGMLWLYPLLAFNIFVNRFWPAALLYGGFLVFSTLLLFTPLSGLLLTSYSLVESIRFECTLLALYLVCLATLKSEESAYDSLLQIYNDDVQHLAFFDSLTELPNRRSFTLNLSTALQQAQKNNHNLALLYIDLDNFKQVNDIYGHDVGDRLLLAFARQLKEVVRATDIDNADTMHGIARIGGDEFVVMLNNIESPAIAKVVGQRILNIFERGVVVAGTKKPVYASIGIAIYPSDTTSSDELLHHADLAMCEAKNKGRNRLEFYTEQINQQIKHRQYIEDALKLALEQDLLSLVFMPIFNSSSLEIAAIEVLVRCQNLAAENIGPEQFIPIAEKSDLIQKIDLWVLENSFINIAKLQQQTSFKGRFSINISGVELLSESFPLKVQALLTRYDIAPSTIELEITETALVLDDKKGIAMLKQLRVLGLSLALDDFGTGYTAFNQLLHYPVDCLKIDRSFVADLSSEHHARNKMVAFINSLANLYQLRVVAEGVETQQQLEYLQQIKCELVQGCYLSQPVNFEQLVELLGSERHHSLG; this is encoded by the coding sequence ATGTTATGCAAAATTTTGTTGTGCATTAGCATCGCCTTTTTATTGGTCTTTGGAGTGGTATCAATACAAAACAACTCTTATGTATTCGGTGGGCTGTTGTTGTCTTGCATGGCCGTTGGTTGTATTAGTTTGTATCTATTGCAACGAAAAAGAAATCTTAGACTCCCTATTTTACTACTCAATATTGAGTTGATTGTACTGGCCGTGGTGCTGCTGGTAACTGGTGGGATAGACAATACCGGGATGTTATGGCTTTATCCGTTGCTGGCATTTAATATTTTTGTTAATCGATTTTGGCCTGCCGCTTTGCTTTATGGCGGGTTCTTGGTGTTTAGCACTTTGCTGTTATTTACTCCGTTGTCAGGGTTGCTACTGACCAGTTACTCCTTGGTTGAATCTATTCGCTTTGAATGCACTTTATTAGCCCTTTATTTGGTTTGTCTGGCGACCTTAAAATCGGAAGAGAGTGCTTATGATAGCTTGCTGCAGATTTATAATGATGATGTGCAACATCTAGCATTTTTTGATTCGTTAACCGAGTTGCCAAATCGTCGCAGTTTTACGCTCAATTTGAGCACCGCCTTGCAGCAAGCACAAAAAAACAACCATAACTTAGCCCTTTTGTATATTGATCTCGATAACTTTAAGCAGGTCAATGACATCTATGGGCATGACGTTGGCGATAGATTATTGTTAGCTTTTGCGCGGCAATTAAAGGAGGTGGTGCGTGCTACTGATATCGACAATGCTGACACAATGCATGGCATTGCTCGAATTGGTGGTGATGAATTTGTGGTGATGTTAAATAATATTGAATCACCGGCTATTGCTAAGGTGGTTGGTCAGCGCATTCTTAATATCTTTGAGCGTGGAGTTGTGGTTGCCGGGACTAAAAAACCTGTTTATGCCAGCATTGGCATTGCGATTTATCCCAGTGATACCACATCGTCTGATGAGTTACTGCATCATGCAGATTTGGCGATGTGTGAGGCGAAAAACAAAGGGCGCAATCGACTGGAGTTTTATACTGAACAGATCAATCAACAGATCAAACATCGGCAATACATTGAAGACGCCTTAAAACTAGCGCTTGAGCAAGATTTGTTATCACTAGTATTTATGCCGATATTTAACAGTAGCAGCTTAGAGATCGCCGCGATTGAGGTGCTGGTTCGTTGTCAGAATCTTGCGGCTGAAAACATTGGCCCCGAGCAGTTTATTCCGATTGCTGAAAAGAGCGATTTAATTCAAAAAATTGATTTATGGGTGTTAGAAAATAGCTTTATTAATATTGCCAAGCTGCAACAACAAACTAGTTTTAAAGGCCGGTTTTCTATTAATATCTCGGGGGTAGAATTACTTAGCGAGTCATTCCCGCTTAAGGTTCAAGCATTATTAACACGCTATGATATTGCACCGTCGACGATTGAGTTGGAAATTACTGAAACAGCTTTGGTGTTAGATGATAAAAAGGGCATAGCGATGCTTAAGCAATTACGTGTGCTTGGACTGTCCTTGGCACTGGATGATTTTGGTACTGGATATACCGCGTTTAATCAGCTGCTGCATTATCCCGTTGATTGTCTCAAAATTGATCGTTCATTTGTTGCAGATCTCAGTTCCGAGCATCATGCGCGCAATAAAATGGTCGCTTTTATTAATAGTCTCGCTAATTTATATCAGCTGAGAGTTGTGGCAGAGGGCGTTGAAACGCAACAACAATTAGAGTATCTCCAGCAAATTAAATGTGAGTTAGTACAAGGCTGCTATTTGTCACAGCCCGTTAATTTTGAACAACTTGTTGAGTTATTAGGGAGCGAGCGCCATCATTCACTCGGTTAA
- a CDS encoding GMP synthase, with amino-acid sequence MILGILLCDQVQPALRNEFGDYPQMFSDILGQIEPQVEIRYFSAIDQQLPSDIDQCDAYMTSGSKCGVNDDQEWIRELEDFIRRLYQANKALVGICFGHQLIAKALGGQVEKSAKGWGIGIAESQVQVRPDWMSVAPNNVNLIVSHQDQIVELPPATTVLMSSDFCPYSMILVGQCFIGIQGHPEFSRQYSLALMNARRDRIPAAVIETGASSLNGKVDDLAVMKWLLKFLGQV; translated from the coding sequence ATGATACTAGGCATTCTATTATGCGATCAGGTCCAGCCCGCCTTACGTAACGAGTTTGGCGATTATCCACAGATGTTTAGTGATATCTTGGGCCAGATTGAACCGCAAGTAGAAATACGTTATTTTTCAGCAATTGACCAACAGTTACCCAGTGACATTGATCAGTGCGATGCTTATATGACGAGCGGTAGTAAGTGTGGCGTAAACGATGACCAGGAATGGATCCGTGAGCTTGAAGATTTTATCCGGCGGCTTTACCAAGCTAATAAAGCATTGGTCGGTATTTGTTTTGGCCATCAACTGATTGCAAAGGCGTTAGGTGGTCAGGTTGAAAAATCAGCCAAAGGTTGGGGTATTGGCATTGCTGAAAGTCAGGTGCAGGTTCGTCCTGACTGGATGTCAGTAGCACCCAACAATGTCAATTTAATTGTTAGTCATCAAGACCAAATTGTTGAATTACCGCCAGCGACGACAGTGTTAATGAGCAGTGACTTTTGTCCATATAGCATGATTCTAGTGGGTCAGTGCTTTATCGGTATTCAGGGGCACCCAGAGTTCAGTCGTCAGTACTCATTGGCGCTGATGAATGCTCGACGTGATCGCATTCCTGCTGCGGTTATTGAAACCGGTGCAAGCTCGCTCAATGGTAAGGTAGATGATCTAGCCGTAATGAAATGGTTACTTAAGTTTTTAGGCCAAGTCTAA
- a CDS encoding iron-containing alcohol dehydrogenase, with translation MDLNKFNANWNYPTNIRHGIGRVKELAGACLELGMSAPLLVTDPGLAQLPMVQQILADCRKGGLRCDIFAKIKSNPTGENVTDGVAAYWRGEHDGVIALGGGSALDAAKAIALMVGQELPLWDFEDVGDNWTHVRTESMAPVVAIPTTSGTGSEVGRASVITDTEQQIKRIIFHPNMLPAIVILDPQLTVGLPAHITAATGMDALSHALEAYCAPYFHPMAEGIALEAIRLVKNYLPRATADGTDLEARAQVMVASTMGATAFQRGLGGMHALAHPLGALYDCHHGLLNAVLMPYVLKANRSAIESRIERLARYLELEDSSFDGFLNWVLTMRQQLEIPHTLAEIGIDNAQIDKVGQMAECDPSAGGNPMTFSAEQYTALCVAAISGEL, from the coding sequence ATGGACCTTAATAAATTTAACGCTAATTGGAATTATCCGACTAACATTCGTCACGGTATTGGCCGTGTTAAAGAACTTGCTGGCGCATGTCTGGAGCTGGGTATGAGCGCCCCATTGTTGGTTACCGATCCGGGATTGGCGCAATTGCCGATGGTCCAGCAAATTTTAGCTGACTGTCGAAAGGGTGGTTTGCGCTGTGATATCTTTGCCAAGATTAAAAGTAACCCAACGGGCGAAAATGTTACCGATGGGGTTGCGGCTTATTGGCGCGGCGAACACGATGGCGTAATTGCACTGGGTGGCGGCTCGGCACTTGACGCTGCCAAAGCGATTGCTTTAATGGTTGGTCAAGAATTGCCATTGTGGGACTTTGAAGATGTTGGTGATAACTGGACCCATGTTCGCACCGAAAGTATGGCACCGGTAGTGGCGATCCCTACCACTTCAGGCACCGGATCTGAAGTTGGGCGTGCCTCGGTGATCACTGATACTGAGCAGCAGATTAAACGCATCATATTCCACCCTAATATGTTGCCAGCAATCGTTATTTTAGATCCCCAATTAACGGTTGGTTTGCCAGCGCACATTACCGCGGCTACCGGCATGGACGCGTTGTCACATGCATTAGAGGCATACTGCGCGCCATATTTTCATCCGATGGCAGAAGGCATTGCGCTCGAGGCTATTCGTTTGGTCAAAAACTATTTACCACGCGCGACGGCCGATGGCACCGATTTAGAAGCTCGGGCTCAGGTCATGGTAGCGTCGACTATGGGGGCTACCGCATTTCAGCGCGGGTTAGGCGGCATGCATGCGCTAGCTCATCCATTGGGCGCGCTTTATGACTGTCACCACGGTTTGCTTAATGCAGTCTTGATGCCTTATGTTCTAAAAGCTAACCGCAGTGCCATTGAATCGCGCATTGAGCGTTTAGCGCGTTATTTAGAGCTGGAAGACAGCAGCTTTGATGGTTTTTTAAATTGGGTACTGACCATGCGTCAGCAGCTTGAAATCCCGCATACTTTGGCCGAGATTGGCATTGATAACGCGCAGATCGACAAAGTGGGTCAAATGGCTGAGTGCGACCCCTCAGCGGGTGGTAATCCTATGACATTTAGTGCCGAGCAATATACGGCGTTGTGTGTGGCGGCGATTAGTGGCGAGCTGTAA
- a CDS encoding aldehyde dehydrogenase family protein: MSQTQITRSPIDDSIYVERTLANPQQIEQALTLAKHAQRQWRQCPIVERQAICHRMVEAFIANEAEIAEQLCWMMGRPIQYAKGEVAGMVERARYMIDAAEQALAPIELEPMSGITRYIKREALGVAFVVAPWNYPYLTAINAIIPAIMAGNAVVLKHSAQTPLCAEQLASAFEQAGLPQGIFQYLHLSHAATENIIKDSRIDYVAFTGSVAGGAMVERASSGRFIGVGLELGGKDPAYVRADADISHAVETTIDGAFFNSGQSCCGIERIYVHSAVFDQFVEQAVALVKQYKLGRSDDPTTTLGPVVKTAAADFVRGQIDEAVSAGAIAHIDAANFPLDQPGTPYLAPQLLTNVDHSMRVMTQESFGPVVGIMKVADDNEAIALMNDSEFGLTACVFTKDIEAGITIGEQVETGTFFINRCDYLDPALAWTGVKNSGRGCTLSSLGYEALTRPKSFHLKINL; encoded by the coding sequence ATGAGCCAAACACAGATCACCCGTTCACCGATTGATGATTCGATTTACGTTGAACGAACCTTAGCGAACCCGCAGCAAATAGAGCAGGCGCTGACGTTGGCAAAGCATGCACAGCGGCAGTGGCGCCAGTGTCCGATAGTAGAACGCCAAGCTATTTGCCACCGAATGGTTGAAGCCTTTATTGCTAACGAAGCTGAAATCGCCGAGCAACTGTGCTGGATGATGGGCCGTCCAATTCAATACGCTAAAGGTGAAGTGGCGGGCATGGTTGAGCGGGCACGTTATATGATTGATGCGGCCGAGCAAGCCTTGGCGCCTATAGAGTTAGAGCCAATGAGTGGCATTACCCGATATATCAAACGGGAGGCGCTTGGAGTCGCTTTTGTCGTGGCGCCTTGGAATTATCCGTATTTGACTGCTATTAACGCGATTATTCCGGCAATTATGGCGGGTAATGCGGTGGTGCTAAAACATTCGGCGCAAACGCCGTTGTGTGCTGAGCAGCTGGCCAGTGCGTTTGAGCAAGCTGGTTTGCCGCAGGGAATTTTTCAATATTTACATTTAAGCCACGCGGCTACCGAAAATATTATTAAAGACTCGCGAATAGATTATGTTGCCTTTACGGGCTCGGTTGCTGGTGGCGCAATGGTTGAACGCGCCAGCAGTGGCCGTTTTATTGGCGTTGGCCTTGAGCTTGGCGGCAAAGACCCTGCTTATGTCAGAGCCGATGCCGACATTAGTCATGCGGTTGAAACGACCATTGATGGGGCCTTTTTTAACTCGGGCCAGTCATGTTGCGGCATTGAGCGAATTTATGTGCACAGCGCGGTGTTTGATCAGTTTGTCGAGCAGGCGGTAGCGCTCGTTAAGCAATATAAGCTTGGTCGCTCTGATGATCCAACGACCACCTTAGGTCCTGTGGTTAAAACCGCGGCGGCTGATTTTGTGCGAGGACAAATTGACGAAGCAGTTAGTGCTGGCGCTATCGCGCATATCGATGCCGCTAATTTTCCTTTAGATCAGCCGGGCACGCCTTATTTGGCACCGCAGTTATTAACTAACGTTGATCACTCCATGCGGGTAATGACCCAAGAGAGCTTTGGCCCGGTGGTTGGCATTATGAAAGTGGCTGATGACAATGAAGCAATCGCATTAATGAATGATTCTGAATTTGGTTTAACTGCTTGTGTATTTACTAAAGATATTGAAGCTGGCATCACGATTGGTGAGCAAGTTGAGACTGGCACATTTTTCATTAATCGTTGTGACTACCTTGATCCTGCTCTGGCGTGGACTGGTGTTAAAAATTCAGGACGAGGTTGTACCTTGTCGAGCTTGGGTTATGAAGCCTTGACCCGTCCGAAGTCTTTTCATTTAAAGATTAACTTATAA